From a single Hymenobacter sp. YIM 151500-1 genomic region:
- the rodA gene encoding rod shape-determining protein RodA, giving the protein MPSSPARYSRSIDWVTVLLYLLMVGLGWLNVYAASYSPDAPADPLRSLSFQELMAFNWFKQILWIGAAVVLIVVLLVVDYKAYDTFAFALYGGMILLLIITPFIARPIAGSRSWLELGPMRLQPAEFAKFVTALAVSRYMASINLRQQNFRDQLVLAGLTLLPPLLILAANETGQALVFGAFLLAYFREGMSPLILLILAAAGIILILALLVPKLWLAAAFTVLLGLVFLFNPKVIRHHLPLSLSVWAVVIGMVFGVDFFFNNVLQPHQRKRIEVLINPSADPLGVGWNVTQSKIAIGSGGLAGKGFLQGTQTKFDFVPEQSTDFIFCTVGEEWGWLGSMVTIVLFVTLLARIVYVAERQKSVFGRTYGYCVASIIFFHFCVNIGMTIGLAPVVGIPLPFFSYGGSSLWSFTVLLFILLAIDAYRKQDLERY; this is encoded by the coding sequence ATGCCATCCTCGCCCGCAAGATATTCCCGCAGCATCGACTGGGTAACGGTCCTGCTCTACCTGCTCATGGTGGGGCTGGGCTGGCTCAATGTGTACGCGGCCAGCTACTCGCCCGACGCGCCGGCTGACCCGTTGCGCAGCCTCAGCTTCCAGGAGCTGATGGCCTTCAACTGGTTCAAGCAAATACTCTGGATTGGGGCCGCCGTGGTACTGATTGTGGTGCTGCTCGTCGTCGATTATAAGGCCTACGATACGTTTGCGTTTGCGCTGTACGGGGGCATGATTCTGCTGCTCATTATCACGCCGTTTATTGCCCGGCCCATTGCCGGGTCCCGGTCGTGGCTGGAGCTGGGGCCCATGCGCCTGCAACCGGCCGAGTTTGCCAAGTTCGTCACGGCCCTGGCTGTGTCGCGCTACATGGCCAGCATCAACCTGCGCCAGCAAAACTTCCGCGACCAGCTGGTGCTGGCCGGCCTCACGCTGCTGCCGCCCCTGCTCATCCTGGCCGCCAACGAAACCGGCCAGGCCCTGGTGTTCGGGGCGTTTCTGCTGGCTTATTTCCGGGAGGGCATGTCGCCGCTGATCCTGCTGATCCTGGCCGCGGCGGGCATTATCCTTATTCTGGCCCTGCTGGTGCCCAAGCTGTGGCTGGCGGCGGCTTTTACCGTGCTGCTCGGGCTGGTGTTTCTCTTCAACCCCAAGGTGATACGCCACCACCTGCCCCTGTCGCTGAGCGTGTGGGCCGTGGTAATCGGGATGGTATTCGGGGTTGATTTCTTCTTCAACAACGTGCTCCAGCCCCACCAGCGCAAGCGCATCGAGGTGCTCATCAACCCCTCGGCCGATCCGCTGGGCGTGGGCTGGAACGTCACGCAGTCCAAAATTGCCATCGGCTCGGGTGGTTTGGCCGGCAAGGGCTTCCTGCAAGGCACTCAAACCAAGTTCGACTTTGTGCCCGAGCAAAGCACCGACTTCATCTTCTGCACCGTGGGCGAGGAATGGGGCTGGCTGGGTTCCATGGTCACCATCGTGCTGTTCGTGACCCTGCTGGCGCGCATCGTGTACGTGGCCGAGCGGCAGAAATCGGTGTTTGGGCGCACCTACGGCTACTGCGTGGCCAGCATCATCTTCTTTCACTTCTGCGTCAACATCGGCATGACCATCGGCCTGGCGCCCGTGGTGGGAATACCGCTGCCCTTCTTCAGCTACGGCGGCTCCTCACTGTGGTCCTTTACCGTGCTGCTGTTTATCCTGCTGGCCATCGACGCCTACCGCAAGCAGGATTTGGAGCGGTACTAG
- the mrdA gene encoding penicillin-binding protein 2, protein MQYLEGRKYVVQAIFLAVALVFAVRLFYIQVLDGSYKLAADRNTLQRIVQVPYRGLIYDRKGQILVQNTPVYDLMVVPREVKQLDTLRFCQLLQLPLEEVRAGLQAAKKFSRVKASPLVQNLSTPELAAIQDNLIDFPGFSIKARMARSYNTPNLAHALGYVGSIPPAFLEKPKYAKYQPGDFLGITGLESYYESQLMGRRGVQYRMVNVRGIEKGAFRGGEFDTLSVAGQDLHLSIDSELQAYGELLMQNKRGSIVALDPKTGEILAFVSAPAFEPATLSGKGMGNRYMALLQDTAKPLFNRPLMATYPPGSVFKLVNELVALQMGVVTPATGFACNQKLVRCTHRHEYPGHVGIAIKQSCNPYFYQVMRAAVLRGRSANRFEDARLGLGEWRRQVMNFGLGEKLGVDLLQEKKGLIPSPDFYDKRNGYHRWNYRTVYSLSIGQGEIGITGLQMANIMATIANRGHYYTPHFVRSVGQSGPLPQFRERHTVGVDPQHFEAIIPGMQSVVDGRGGTGNYASLLEFGISVAGKTGTVQNPHGDDHATFAAFAPADDPQIAIAVFIENAGFGGSSAAPLAALMMEKYLRGNIAPWRKRWEYWLQGPASRFVKRH, encoded by the coding sequence TTGCAATACCTCGAAGGCCGCAAGTACGTGGTTCAGGCCATTTTCCTGGCTGTGGCGCTGGTGTTTGCGGTACGTCTTTTTTATATCCAGGTGCTGGACGGCAGCTACAAGCTGGCCGCCGACCGCAACACGCTCCAGCGCATCGTGCAGGTGCCGTACCGGGGCCTGATTTACGACCGCAAAGGCCAGATTCTGGTGCAGAACACGCCCGTGTACGACCTGATGGTGGTGCCGCGCGAGGTGAAGCAACTCGACACGCTACGCTTCTGCCAGCTGCTGCAACTGCCCCTGGAAGAGGTGCGCGCCGGGCTCCAGGCCGCCAAAAAATTCAGCCGCGTCAAGGCCTCGCCGCTGGTGCAGAACCTGAGCACGCCAGAGCTGGCTGCCATTCAGGACAACCTGATTGACTTTCCCGGCTTCAGCATCAAGGCGCGCATGGCGCGGTCCTACAACACGCCCAACCTGGCCCACGCTCTGGGTTACGTGGGCTCCATACCGCCCGCCTTTCTCGAAAAACCGAAGTACGCCAAGTACCAGCCCGGCGACTTCTTGGGCATTACGGGGCTGGAGTCCTACTACGAAAGCCAGCTCATGGGCCGGCGCGGCGTGCAGTACCGCATGGTCAACGTGCGCGGCATAGAGAAGGGCGCTTTTCGGGGCGGGGAGTTTGATACGCTGTCGGTGGCCGGGCAGGACTTGCACCTGAGCATCGACTCGGAGCTACAGGCTTACGGGGAGCTGCTGATGCAGAACAAGCGCGGCTCCATTGTGGCCCTCGACCCCAAAACCGGCGAGATTCTGGCTTTTGTGTCGGCGCCGGCCTTTGAGCCGGCCACGCTGTCGGGCAAGGGCATGGGCAACCGCTACATGGCCCTGCTTCAGGACACGGCCAAGCCCTTGTTCAACCGCCCGCTCATGGCCACCTACCCGCCGGGCTCGGTGTTTAAGCTAGTAAACGAGCTGGTGGCTTTGCAAATGGGCGTGGTGACGCCCGCCACCGGCTTTGCCTGCAACCAGAAGCTGGTGCGCTGCACCCACCGCCACGAGTACCCCGGCCACGTGGGCATTGCCATCAAGCAGAGCTGCAACCCGTATTTCTACCAAGTGATGCGGGCAGCGGTGCTGCGCGGCCGCTCGGCCAACCGCTTCGAGGACGCCCGCCTGGGCCTGGGCGAGTGGCGCCGGCAGGTAATGAACTTCGGGCTGGGCGAAAAGCTGGGTGTGGACCTCTTGCAGGAGAAAAAAGGCCTGATTCCATCCCCTGATTTCTACGACAAACGCAACGGCTACCACCGCTGGAACTACCGCACGGTGTACTCTTTGAGCATCGGGCAGGGCGAAATTGGCATTACCGGCCTGCAAATGGCCAATATCATGGCCACCATTGCCAACCGCGGCCACTACTACACGCCCCACTTTGTGCGCAGCGTGGGCCAAAGCGGGCCGCTGCCCCAGTTTCGGGAGCGGCATACCGTGGGCGTGGACCCGCAGCACTTCGAGGCTATTATTCCGGGCATGCAGTCGGTGGTAGATGGGCGCGGCGGTACGGGCAACTACGCCAGTCTGCTGGAATTCGGCATTTCGGTGGCTGGCAAAACCGGCACCGTGCAAAACCCCCACGGCGACGACCACGCCACCTTCGCCGCCTTCGCCCCCGCCGACGACCCCCAGATTGCCATTGCCGTCTTCATCGAAAACGCCGGCTTCGGGGGCTCATCCGCCGCGCCCCTAGCTGCTTTGATGATGGAAAAATACCTGCGCGGCAACATCGCCCCCTGGCGCAAACGCTGGGAATACTGGCTCCAGGGCCCCGCCAGTCGGTTTGTAAAACGACATTAA
- a CDS encoding type IX secretion system anionic LPS delivery protein PorZ: protein MSNHLSLLMPHFRRCSWVLLACLLLLTSPAGAQSAGGVGFGDWQLHLPTNRATALAEAGSRVYVATADAFFYYDKELNTTRLLSRRDGLSDVGVSALAYDSVGQQLVVAYRNTNLDLLRLGSGEAQVRNLTDILRKEISGSKVINHIHLNGRLAYLATSFGIVVLDVARLEIRDTYTNIGPGGTVVRAYATAVAGGFLLAATSNGLMRARLTSNLLDFRSWTTDLPARPNDPYRTLAVQDGRVFAGVSGDKLYRFDPAAPALGWQAVSGAPTGAEYRQLTASRAGLLLTTNQPQLTVLNPASGAVVATLRPALLQDPRAALRGREGAFYVADFRNGLLKIQNQQAEQFTTNAPARAQNFSVLADARTNSVTVFSGGYSDRYLQRGLREGFSTFQNGQWTTVNATLPAGQYPNLLDVSRGVRTPDGTLYVASYGNGLLEWKGPGAFRLFNPTTGQPNPLRSAIADPNFTRVTDLAATPDGDVWVVNRHQVAGQSGLFVFSPVAGTWRTVPYFGGSENLDRIALDEAGNAWVSRARAPGGTQLGMVALRTEDNTVRSFSEADGLPSGEVYKVVKDRRGDIWVATLKGPAVFNDPLSAFDPGLGLGFRAPIVRRGDGTGFPALVGEAVRTLAVDGGNRKWFGTDRGLWLFNEDGDEALRHFTAANSPLPSDRIVDVAVNDRTGEVFVVTDAGVVSYRGDATVTEGKPSCAKVAPNPVRTNFTGQVGISGLANNGIVKITDVTGKLVYETRANGGTVTWNLADYNGRRVQSGVYLVLSSDQDGKNPCISKVAVVEK, encoded by the coding sequence ATGTCTAATCACCTCTCACTTCTCATGCCTCACTTCCGCCGCTGTTCCTGGGTGCTGCTTGCGTGCTTGCTGCTGCTAACCAGCCCGGCTGGGGCGCAGTCGGCGGGCGGAGTGGGCTTCGGCGACTGGCAGCTTCACCTGCCTACCAACCGCGCCACGGCCCTGGCCGAAGCGGGCAGCCGCGTGTACGTGGCCACGGCCGACGCCTTTTTCTACTACGACAAGGAGCTGAACACCACCCGCCTGCTGTCCCGCCGCGACGGACTCTCGGACGTGGGCGTAAGTGCGCTGGCCTACGACTCGGTAGGGCAGCAGCTGGTGGTGGCCTACCGCAACACCAACCTCGACCTGCTGCGCCTGGGCAGCGGCGAGGCGCAGGTGCGCAACCTTACCGACATTCTGCGCAAGGAAATCAGCGGCAGCAAGGTTATCAACCACATCCACCTCAACGGGCGCCTAGCCTACCTGGCCACCAGCTTCGGCATTGTGGTGTTGGATGTGGCCCGCCTGGAAATCCGCGACACCTACACCAACATCGGGCCGGGCGGCACGGTGGTGCGGGCCTACGCCACGGCCGTAGCGGGCGGGTTTCTGCTGGCGGCCACCTCCAACGGCCTCATGCGAGCCCGCCTCACCAGCAACCTGCTCGACTTCCGCTCCTGGACCACCGACCTGCCCGCCCGCCCCAACGACCCCTACCGCACCCTGGCCGTGCAGGACGGCCGCGTGTTTGCCGGCGTCAGCGGCGACAAGCTCTACCGCTTCGACCCCGCCGCGCCGGCCCTGGGCTGGCAGGCGGTGAGCGGGGCGCCCACGGGCGCCGAGTACCGGCAGCTCACGGCCTCGCGCGCCGGCCTGCTTCTCACCACCAACCAGCCCCAGCTGACGGTGCTGAATCCGGCTTCAGGTGCCGTGGTAGCCACGTTGCGGCCGGCCCTGCTCCAAGACCCACGCGCCGCCCTGCGGGGCCGTGAAGGAGCATTTTATGTAGCCGATTTCCGTAATGGGCTACTGAAAATCCAGAATCAACAGGCCGAGCAGTTTACGACCAACGCTCCGGCGCGGGCCCAGAACTTCAGCGTGCTGGCCGATGCTCGCACCAACTCCGTCACGGTGTTTTCGGGTGGCTACTCCGACCGGTACTTGCAGCGCGGACTGCGGGAAGGGTTTTCGACGTTTCAGAACGGGCAGTGGACCACCGTGAATGCCACGCTGCCCGCCGGGCAGTACCCCAACCTGCTGGACGTGTCGCGCGGGGTGCGCACCCCGGACGGCACGCTCTACGTGGCCAGCTACGGCAACGGCCTGCTGGAGTGGAAAGGGCCCGGCGCGTTCCGGCTGTTCAACCCCACCACCGGCCAGCCCAACCCCTTGCGCAGCGCCATTGCCGACCCCAATTTTACCCGCGTAACCGACCTGGCCGCCACCCCCGACGGCGACGTGTGGGTGGTGAACCGCCATCAGGTAGCCGGGCAGTCGGGGCTGTTCGTGTTTAGTCCGGTGGCGGGCACGTGGCGCACGGTGCCCTACTTCGGCGGCAGCGAAAACCTCGACCGGATTGCCCTCGACGAAGCCGGCAACGCCTGGGTTTCGCGGGCGCGGGCGCCTGGCGGCACCCAGCTGGGCATGGTGGCTTTGCGCACCGAGGACAACACGGTGCGCTCTTTTTCGGAAGCCGACGGGCTGCCCTCCGGCGAGGTGTACAAAGTGGTGAAAGACCGGCGCGGCGACATCTGGGTAGCCACGCTCAAAGGTCCGGCCGTGTTCAACGACCCGCTTAGTGCCTTCGACCCCGGCCTCGGCCTGGGCTTCCGGGCGCCCATCGTGCGGCGCGGCGACGGCACCGGCTTCCCGGCCCTGGTGGGCGAGGCCGTGCGGACGCTGGCCGTGGATGGCGGCAACCGCAAATGGTTTGGGACCGACCGGGGCCTGTGGCTGTTCAACGAGGATGGCGACGAAGCCCTGCGCCACTTCACCGCCGCCAACAGCCCGCTACCCTCCGACCGTATCGTGGATGTGGCCGTGAACGACCGCACCGGCGAGGTGTTCGTGGTGACGGATGCCGGCGTGGTCAGCTACCGCGGCGACGCCACCGTGACCGAAGGCAAGCCCAGCTGCGCCAAGGTGGCGCCCAACCCGGTGCGCACTAATTTCACTGGTCAAGTGGGCATTTCGGGCCTGGCCAATAACGGCATCGTCAAAATCACCGACGTGACGGGCAAGCTCGTGTACGAAACCCGCGCCAACGGTGGCACCGTCACCTGGAACCTGGCCGACTACAACGGCCGCCGGGTGCAGTCGGGCGTGTACCTGGTGCTGTCCTCGGACCAGGACGGCAAAAACCCGTGCATCAGTAAGGTGGCCGTGGTCGAAAAGTAA
- a CDS encoding (2Fe-2S)-binding protein, with amino-acid sequence MPTLTVQNLPAGPISTSAGATLLASVQAAGHDWLHACGGRGRCTTCRVEVLHGPDHLTPPTEAELRYRAAGRLLPTERLTCQARLLPTAAPAAEVVVRVPRAVQLPHVQYGP; translated from the coding sequence ATGCCCACTCTAACCGTGCAAAACCTGCCCGCCGGGCCCATTTCGACGTCGGCCGGTGCCACGCTGCTGGCCAGCGTGCAGGCCGCCGGCCACGACTGGCTGCACGCCTGCGGAGGCCGGGGGCGCTGCACCACCTGCCGGGTAGAGGTGCTGCACGGCCCCGACCACCTAACGCCGCCCACCGAAGCCGAATTGCGCTACCGCGCCGCCGGCCGCCTCCTGCCCACCGAGCGCCTCACCTGCCAGGCCCGCCTGCTGCCCACCGCCGCCCCGGCCGCCGAAGTGGTGGTGCGCGTGCCCCGCGCCGTGCAGCTCCCGCACGTGCAGTACGGGCCGTAG
- a CDS encoding FKBP-type peptidyl-prolyl cis-trans isomerase, with the protein MKLARGLWTVGISVGLTAFQSSTGFDRLASGLEYRVFRMENGRYVRRPEVSAAGNPAYQSQVGKFMVLHLEYRTAKDSVLLRTRQQKQPVRLALAPLRSKGGLEEAVSLLQPGDSAVFRLNADTLFTKSFRQRVPAYVRRAGPTVTVLAKAVKLQTREQAQQEVQQQQKARQEQQRQQAAQQRVQDDKALQDYLLKNKLNAQKTPGGVYYVVTKAGTGPQPQPGQTVSVLYKGLLLNGKLIDSSEQHGNQPVSFPVGRGQVIRGWDEGVASLKQGSKAILLIPSGLAYGPRGAGPQVPPHSILRFDVELVAVK; encoded by the coding sequence ATGAAACTAGCTCGGGGCTTGTGGACAGTAGGAATAAGTGTGGGGCTGACTGCCTTTCAGAGTAGCACAGGATTCGACCGGCTGGCTTCGGGGCTGGAGTACCGCGTGTTTCGGATGGAAAACGGCCGCTACGTGCGACGCCCCGAGGTAAGTGCCGCGGGCAACCCGGCCTACCAAAGCCAGGTGGGCAAGTTTATGGTCTTGCACCTGGAATACCGCACCGCCAAGGACTCGGTGCTGCTGCGCACGCGTCAGCAGAAGCAGCCGGTGCGCCTGGCACTAGCGCCCCTCCGCAGCAAGGGCGGCCTGGAAGAAGCGGTGTCCCTGCTCCAGCCCGGCGACTCGGCCGTGTTTCGCCTCAACGCTGATACGCTATTCACTAAGTCCTTTCGCCAGCGGGTGCCGGCCTACGTGCGCCGGGCCGGGCCCACCGTAACGGTACTGGCCAAAGCCGTGAAGCTGCAAACTCGGGAGCAGGCTCAGCAGGAAGTGCAGCAGCAACAAAAGGCCCGCCAGGAGCAGCAGCGCCAGCAAGCCGCCCAGCAGCGGGTTCAGGACGATAAGGCGCTGCAAGACTACTTGCTGAAAAACAAGCTCAACGCCCAGAAAACGCCCGGCGGCGTCTACTACGTGGTAACCAAGGCCGGCACCGGCCCTCAGCCCCAGCCGGGCCAAACCGTGTCGGTGCTTTACAAGGGGCTGTTGCTCAATGGGAAGCTCATCGACTCCTCGGAGCAGCACGGCAACCAGCCGGTGTCGTTTCCGGTGGGCCGGGGGCAGGTTATTCGGGGCTGGGATGAGGGCGTGGCTTCCCTCAAACAAGGCAGCAAAGCCATTCTGCTGATTCCATCGGGCCTAGCCTACGGCCCCCGCGGCGCCGGCCCCCAGGTTCCGCCCCACTCCATCCTGCGCTTCGATGTGGAGCTGGTAGCTGTGAAGTAG
- a CDS encoding thymidine kinase: MFIEPRVGTGRDTARRGWLEVVCGSMFSGKTEELIRRLNRAKIARQRVEIFKPALDTRYHLEDVVSHNQNSIRSTPVPVAQEMLLLASGCDVVGIDEAQFFDESLVDVCVQLANGGTRVIVAGLDMDFQGRPFGPMPALMAVAEFVTKVHAICVCCGEIASYSFRVAASEDKILLGETDAYEARCRYCFQEGMKGKEVRILDLRR, encoded by the coding sequence GTGTTTATAGAACCGCGCGTAGGAACGGGCCGCGACACAGCCCGCCGGGGCTGGCTTGAGGTTGTGTGCGGCTCCATGTTTTCGGGCAAAACCGAGGAGCTGATTCGCCGGCTCAACCGCGCCAAAATAGCCCGCCAGCGGGTCGAAATCTTCAAGCCCGCCCTCGACACCCGCTACCACCTGGAAGATGTGGTGTCGCACAACCAGAACAGTATCCGCTCCACGCCCGTGCCGGTGGCCCAGGAAATGCTGCTGCTGGCCAGCGGCTGCGACGTAGTAGGTATCGACGAGGCGCAGTTTTTCGACGAGTCGCTGGTGGATGTGTGCGTGCAGCTGGCCAACGGCGGCACCCGCGTCATCGTGGCCGGCCTCGATATGGACTTCCAGGGCCGCCCCTTCGGCCCCATGCCGGCCCTGATGGCTGTGGCTGAGTTCGTGACCAAGGTGCACGCCATCTGCGTGTGCTGCGGCGAAATTGCCTCCTATTCCTTCCGTGTCGCGGCTTCCGAAGACAAAATTCTGCTCGGCGAAACCGACGCCTACGAGGCCCGCTGCCGCTACTGCTTCCAGGAAGGCATGAAGGGGAAAGAAGTGAGAATACTAGACCTGAGACGATGA
- the mreC gene encoding rod shape-determining protein MreC, which translates to MRNLFAFLFRYRGILVFALLEVASLYLLVRNSSYQRAAFFNSANAYVGQVLDWRTQVYDYFRLVEVNRGLMQENARLRQQLYRPDLSNREAPVLPVAQDSLTQARLALLGRPDSLLLGLRQLPARDPDYPLIPARVVNNTLRRVDNYLTLNVGTVDGVRPGMGVVAAEGVVGRVKVASEHYTTVTSMLHSKTNLSAKIRRDGTFGTVRWLGDDPTHALLDYIPRQNKLVRGDTIVTSGYNALFPEGVLVGTVDSFVKEPDKNFWTVRMRLAVDFSRLTHVYVVTSRPKAERDTVEARAGLKPEGEERP; encoded by the coding sequence ATGAGAAACCTGTTCGCCTTTCTGTTTCGCTACCGGGGCATCCTCGTGTTTGCGTTGCTGGAAGTGGCGAGCTTGTACTTGCTGGTGCGCAACAGCTCCTACCAGCGGGCGGCGTTTTTCAACTCGGCCAATGCCTACGTGGGACAGGTGCTCGACTGGCGCACCCAGGTGTACGACTATTTCCGGCTGGTGGAAGTAAACCGGGGGCTGATGCAGGAAAACGCCCGTCTGCGCCAGCAGCTCTACCGCCCCGACCTCAGTAATCGTGAAGCCCCCGTGCTGCCCGTAGCTCAGGACAGCCTCACCCAGGCCCGGCTGGCCCTCCTTGGCCGCCCCGATTCGCTGCTGCTGGGCCTGCGCCAGCTCCCGGCCCGCGACCCTGACTACCCCTTGATTCCGGCCCGCGTGGTCAATAACACCCTGCGCCGCGTGGATAACTACCTGACCCTGAACGTGGGCACTGTGGATGGCGTGCGGCCCGGCATGGGCGTGGTGGCTGCTGAGGGCGTGGTGGGCCGGGTGAAAGTGGCCTCGGAGCACTATACTACCGTCACGTCGATGCTGCACTCCAAGACCAACCTATCGGCCAAGATCCGCCGCGACGGAACGTTTGGCACGGTGCGCTGGCTGGGCGACGACCCCACCCACGCGCTACTGGACTACATTCCGCGCCAGAACAAGCTGGTGCGCGGCGACACCATCGTCACGTCGGGGTATAATGCTTTGTTTCCGGAGGGCGTTCTGGTGGGTACCGTGGATTCCTTCGTGAAAGAGCCTGACAAGAACTTCTGGACCGTGCGTATGCGCCTGGCCGTGGATTTCTCGCGCCTCACCCACGTGTATGTGGTAACCAGCCGCCCCAAAGCCGAGCGTGACACGGTGGAGGCGCGGGCCGGCCTGAAGCCGGAAGGGGAGGAGCGGCCATGA
- a CDS encoding rod shape-determining protein, which produces MGFFNFLTSDIAIDLGTANTLIIHNDKIVVDEPSIIAKDRTTNKVIAVGRQAQQMHEKTHDNIKTIRPLKDGVIADFHAAEEMIKGMIKMIDTRTRLFQPSHRMVICIPSGITEVEKRAVRDSAEHAGAKEVWMIQEPMAAAIGIGIDVEQPVGSMIIDIGGGTTEIAVIALSGIVCDQSIKTAGDVFNQDILDYMRRQHNLLIGERSAERIKIEVGAALTELEQTPADFEVRGRDLMTGIPKVIKVTSAEIAIALDKSVAKIEEAVLKALEISPPELSADIYENGIHLTGGGALLRGLDKRLAVKTKLPIHIAEDPLRAVVRGTGAAIKNITAFRSVLLT; this is translated from the coding sequence ATGGGTTTTTTCAATTTTCTGACCAGCGACATTGCCATTGACCTGGGCACGGCCAATACGCTTATTATTCATAACGACAAGATTGTGGTGGACGAGCCCAGCATCATTGCCAAGGACCGGACCACCAATAAGGTAATTGCCGTGGGTCGTCAGGCGCAGCAGATGCACGAGAAAACCCACGACAACATCAAGACCATCCGCCCGCTCAAAGACGGCGTTATTGCCGATTTCCACGCCGCCGAGGAAATGATTAAGGGCATGATTAAGATGATTGACACGCGGACGCGGCTGTTTCAGCCCTCGCACCGCATGGTTATCTGCATTCCTTCGGGCATCACAGAAGTAGAAAAGCGCGCCGTGCGTGACTCCGCCGAGCACGCCGGGGCCAAGGAAGTCTGGATGATTCAGGAGCCCATGGCCGCTGCCATCGGCATCGGTATTGATGTGGAGCAGCCGGTGGGCTCTATGATTATCGACATTGGGGGCGGCACCACCGAAATTGCGGTAATTGCCCTGTCGGGTATCGTCTGCGACCAGTCAATCAAGACGGCCGGCGACGTGTTCAACCAGGACATTCTGGACTACATGCGCCGCCAGCACAACCTGCTGATCGGGGAACGAAGCGCCGAGCGCATCAAGATTGAAGTAGGCGCGGCCCTCACCGAACTAGAGCAAACGCCCGCCGACTTCGAGGTGCGAGGCCGTGACCTGATGACCGGCATCCCGAAGGTTATCAAGGTAACCTCCGCCGAAATTGCCATTGCTCTCGATAAGTCGGTGGCCAAAATCGAGGAAGCTGTACTTAAAGCCCTGGAAATCAGTCCGCCCGAGCTGTCGGCCGACATCTACGAGAACGGCATCCACCTCACCGGCGGGGGCGCCCTGCTCCGCGGCCTCGACAAGCGCCTGGCCGTGAAAACCAAGCTGCCCATCCACATTGCCGAAGACCCGCTGCGCGCCGTGGTGCGCGGCACCGGCGCCGCCATCAAAAACATTACCGCCTTCCGCAGCGTGCTGCTAACGTAA
- the recO gene encoding DNA repair protein RecO, with translation MLIKTRGIVLNFIRYRETSIIARVYTERLGLQSYIVNGVRKAKPPGRIALFQPFTLLDLVAYTSRQGGITRLSEYRCSEPFRSLPYDVRKSSVALFLSEIVSRVLLEEEENAPLFTFLHDSMLAFDRQQDGFENFALTFLLQLSHYLGFGPETGEQITSQVAFATDVPGATAGSGPTALRFQEFEQHFDALLRTPATATIPNGRVRRELLGVLIRYYQLHVERLGDVRSLAVLSEVLAEL, from the coding sequence ATGCTCATCAAGACCCGCGGTATTGTTCTGAACTTTATCCGCTACCGCGAAACCAGCATTATTGCGCGCGTGTACACCGAGCGGCTTGGCTTGCAGAGCTACATCGTGAATGGAGTGCGCAAAGCCAAGCCTCCCGGACGCATTGCCTTGTTTCAGCCGTTTACGCTGCTCGATCTGGTGGCCTATACCTCGCGCCAGGGCGGCATCACGCGCCTCTCGGAGTACCGCTGCTCCGAGCCGTTTCGGTCCTTACCCTACGACGTGCGCAAGAGCAGCGTGGCCCTGTTCCTGTCCGAAATCGTGAGCCGGGTGCTGCTCGAAGAAGAGGAAAATGCCCCGCTGTTCACCTTCCTGCACGACTCCATGCTGGCCTTCGACCGGCAGCAGGACGGCTTCGAGAACTTCGCCCTCACCTTCTTGCTGCAGCTCAGCCACTACCTCGGCTTCGGGCCCGAAACCGGAGAGCAGATAACCTCGCAGGTGGCGTTTGCCACCGACGTGCCCGGCGCCACGGCGGGTAGCGGCCCCACGGCCCTGCGGTTTCAGGAGTTTGAGCAGCACTTTGATGCCCTGCTGCGCACTCCCGCCACGGCCACCATCCCCAACGGCCGCGTCCGCCGCGAGCTGCTGGGCGTGCTCATCCGCTACTACCAGCTCCACGTAGAGCGCCTCGGCGACGTCCGTTCCCTGGCCGTCCTGTCCGAAGTGCTGGCCGAGCTGTAA
- a CDS encoding FKBP-type peptidyl-prolyl cis-trans isomerase, with protein sequence MAVWLSAWPAGAAQAQTQLPAATPPLPTDTLLARATATASGLRYLVRQPGSGQPARAGDRVRVHYTGFLPDGRLFDASVKQGGPLKVRAGRGEVIKGWDEVLLLLPPGSRARVWIPAHLAYGPTGVRDPDDDSRYLVPPNTDLLFELEVVEVR encoded by the coding sequence GTGGCCGTGTGGCTGAGCGCTTGGCCTGCCGGAGCAGCCCAAGCCCAAACCCAGCTGCCGGCTGCCACTCCTCCCCTGCCCACCGATACGTTGCTGGCGCGGGCCACGGCTACGGCTTCGGGCCTGCGCTACCTGGTGCGGCAGCCAGGCAGCGGCCAGCCGGCCCGTGCCGGCGACCGGGTGCGGGTTCATTACACCGGCTTTCTGCCCGATGGCCGCCTGTTCGACGCTTCGGTGAAGCAGGGCGGCCCGCTGAAAGTGCGCGCCGGCCGGGGCGAGGTCATCAAGGGCTGGGACGAGGTGTTGCTGCTCCTGCCACCGGGCAGCCGCGCCCGGGTCTGGATTCCGGCCCACCTGGCTTACGGGCCTACTGGTGTGCGTGACCCCGACGACGACAGCCGCTACCTTGTGCCGCCCAACACTGACTTACTGTTTGAATTAGAGGTGGTGGAAGTCCGCTGA